Proteins encoded by one window of Nicotiana tabacum cultivar K326 chromosome 10, ASM71507v2, whole genome shotgun sequence:
- the LOC142165346 gene encoding uncharacterized protein LOC142165346, which produces MLPAWDKYIPELIELFGEEFANPMLELKQLRQTGTVREFQFAFDRLLARCSLTIEQAISCFLGGLKEELVHPIKMHEPKSLSKTYWLARLAEVTLAANARALKHTSPWSYSSVRKSVYDSTCLKSYQPMQLTRLNSPANSTSIIPKTRRNIFPAEMQSRRAQGIQGAQTIHITGYSDKRLIQILLDGGNNTMEATSGVVRIFQWMLEGTTYESDLIMFPVGKYDLVLGALWMKTLGPVTMDYSALTMTYNYLGKQHVLKGVPDACRLSSPKAVNKSNGNDVELFMYSSMKKDIIEKLVKGMLRQGVIQYSNSPFSSPVVVVGKKDGSWRFLSLVDHVQHLQQVFEVMVQHKLLSKRSNKDLAPRHIALSIYESELLALVFAVTKWSHYLLNRHFTVKTDQKALKGKDNIVVDTLSRVRCAELISLLMNSVQTDLWKEIQDSWFADLELAALIASLQHTPQEHITWLNQQLKRKGKLLVGNDWKGIHIDIVDFIHKCNVCQRNKYDIVVSPDFLQPLPIHALPWTDITMDFIEDLPKSKGKFDIWVIIDRLTKHSHFIVLSHPYTAQSLVPIFLDNIFRHHGFPASITSDRDPIFISTFWKEFLISQSVILQTSTAYHPQTDGQSEILNRCLETYLHCFCIDSPTDWSLFLALAE; this is translated from the exons ATGTTGCCTGCTTGGGATAAATATATACCTGAATTAATTGAACTATTTGGTGAGGAGTTTGCTAACCCTATGCTAGAACTTAAACAGTTAAGGCAAACTGGAACTGTGAGGGAATTCCAGTTTGCATTTGATAGGCTATTGGCTCGGTGTAGTCTAACTATTGAACAAGCTATTTCATGTTTTCTGGGAGGTTTGAAGGAAGAATTGGTTCATCCTATTAAAATGCATGAACCTAAATCATTGTCCAAAACTTATTGGCTAGCTAGATTAGCAGAAGTAACATTAGCTGCCAATGCTAGAGCCTTAAAACACACATCACCTTGGAGCTACTCATCAGTTAGGAAATCTGTTTATGACAGCACATGCCTTAAGAGTTATCAGCCTATGCAATTAACTAGGCTGAATTCCCCAGCTAACTCTACTTCAATTATTCCTAAAACAAGGAGAAATATCTTTCCTGCTGAGATGCAAAGTAGAAGAGCCCAAG GTATTCAGGGTGCTCAAACTATCCATATTACTGGTTACAGTGACAAGAGACTTATTCAAATTTTATTGGATGGAG GTAACAACACAATGGAAGCCACATCTGGTGTAGTGAGGATTTTCCAATGGATGCTAGAAGGCACAACCTATGAGTCTGATCTGATTATGTTTCCAGTTGGAAAGTATGATCTAGTATTGGGTGCTTTATGGATGAAGACTCTTGGACCAGTGACTATGGATTATTCTGCCCTCACCATGACCTATAACTATTTAGGCAAGCAACATGTATTGAAGGGAGTTCCTGATGCTTGTAGATTATCAAGCCCAAAGGCTGTCAATAAGTCTAATGGAAATGATGTGGAACTTTTTAT GTATTCTTctatgaagaaagatattattgAGAAATTGGTGAAGGGAATGTTGCGGCAAGGGGTGATTCAATACAGCAACAGTCCATTCTCATCACCTGTGGTAGTAGTAGGTAAAAAGGATGGTTCATGGCGATT CCTAAGCTTAGTTGATCATGTCCAGCATTTACAACAGGTCTTTGAGGTTATGGTGCAACATAAGCTACTTTCCAAGAGATCCAA CAAAGATCTTGCTCCTAGGCATATTGCTCTTTCTATCTATGAAAGTGAACTCTTGGCATTGGTGTTTGCTGTCACCAAGTGGTCTCATTATTTACTCAATCGTCACTTCACtgtgaagactgatcagaaggccTTAAA GGGCAAGGATAACATAGTTGTAGATACATTGTCTAGAGTTCGATGTGCTGAACTCATATCCTTGCTGATGAATTCTGTCCAAACTGATCTTTGGAAGGAAATTCAAGATAGTTGGTTTGCTGACCTTGAGCTTGCTGCTCTGATTGCTTCCCTCCAGCATACACCACAAGAACACATTACTTGGCTTAATCAACAACTCAAAAGGAAGGGCAAACTATTGGTTGGTAATGAT tGGAAGGGCATTCACATTGACATTGTTGATTTTATTCACAAGTGCAATGTCTGTCAAAGGAACAAGTATGATATTGTTGTTTCTCCTGATTTTTTGCAGCCTCTTCCTATACATGCTCTTCCTTGGACtgacattactatggacttcattgagGATTTGCCTAAGTCTAAGGGAAAGTTTGACATTTGGGTGATCATTGATAGACTTACCAAACATTCTCACTTCATTGTTTTATCCCACCCATACACTGCTCAGTCCTTAGTCCCTATCTTCCTAGATAACATTTTCAGGCATCATGGTTTTCCTGCTTCCATTACTAGTGATAGGGACCCTATCTTTATCAGCACCTTTTGGAAGGAATTTCTCATTTCTCAGAGTGTTATCCTTCAAACTTCTACTGCTTATCACCCTCAAACAGATGGCCAGTCTGAGATTCTTAATCGCTGCTTAGAAACTTACCTTCATTGCTTCTGTATTGATTCACCTACTGATTGGTCTCTTTTCTTGGCCTTAGCTGAGTAG